The Frondihabitans australicus genome includes a region encoding these proteins:
- a CDS encoding TetR family transcriptional regulator, which translates to MARRDTPPRDRILAAAQVEFAERGLAGARIDTIAREAEASKERLYAHFRTKRELFDTALGASVDRWVSAVPFDAHDMPGWASRLYVHFAEHIDDARMLLWGQIEGVTYVAPGIVNHEELEGRRSAMLAAQEAGDISLDWRPDELGTIVFGLVLSWFVTPQWQSAHSDEDTARRAEVVREATARIVGKD; encoded by the coding sequence ATGGCACGCCGGGACACACCCCCTCGAGACCGCATCCTCGCCGCAGCACAGGTCGAATTCGCCGAGAGAGGCCTCGCCGGCGCACGCATCGACACCATCGCCCGGGAGGCGGAGGCGAGCAAGGAACGCCTCTACGCGCACTTCCGCACGAAGCGCGAACTCTTCGACACCGCGCTCGGCGCCAGCGTCGACCGCTGGGTCTCGGCCGTGCCGTTCGACGCGCACGACATGCCCGGCTGGGCATCGAGGCTGTACGTGCACTTCGCCGAGCACATCGACGACGCCCGGATGCTGCTCTGGGGTCAGATCGAGGGTGTGACGTATGTCGCGCCCGGCATCGTGAACCACGAGGAGCTCGAGGGCCGTCGCTCGGCCATGCTCGCGGCGCAGGAGGCCGGCGACATCTCGCTCGACTGGCGCCCCGACGAGCTCGGCACGATCGTGTTCGGCCTCGTGCTGTCGTGGTTCGTCACGCCGCAGTGGCAGAGCGCGCACAGCGACGAGGACACCGCTCGGCGAGCCGAGGTCGTCCGCGAGGCGACCGCCCGCATCGTCGGAAAAGACTGA
- a CDS encoding GNAT family N-acetyltransferase — MPATHHESPLATIDPVTLYAILRLRVDVFVVEQDCPYPELDGRDTEPGTVLLWTEGDDGRVLATVRVLHDGDDRRIGRVATALEARGAGHAGALMTRAVELCEGRLTRLDAQERLEAWYGRFGFVTSGERFLEDDIWHVPMTRAAG, encoded by the coding sequence ATGCCCGCCACGCACCACGAATCCCCGCTGGCCACGATCGACCCCGTGACGCTGTACGCGATCCTGCGCCTGAGGGTCGACGTCTTCGTCGTCGAGCAGGACTGCCCCTACCCCGAGCTCGACGGCCGCGACACCGAGCCGGGCACCGTCCTGCTGTGGACGGAGGGCGACGACGGCCGCGTGCTGGCCACCGTGAGGGTGCTCCACGACGGCGACGATCGCAGGATCGGGCGCGTCGCCACCGCCCTCGAAGCCCGCGGCGCAGGCCACGCCGGCGCCCTCATGACCCGCGCCGTCGAGCTGTGCGAGGGGCGTCTCACCCGCCTCGACGCGCAGGAGCGCCTGGAGGCCTGGTACGGCCGCTTCGGCTTCGTGACGTCGGGCGAGAGGTTCCTCGAGGACGACATCTGGCACGTCCCGATGACCCGCGCTGCGGGCTGA
- a CDS encoding carbohydrate kinase family protein, with protein sequence MTSTAPRAVGLQRPRLRSGLDPLDPLDPLVTSAITSPVEPRTDGRVVVVGDVLDDIIVALDRRPAVGTDTDATIRHRAGGSAANTAAWLASQGVGVDFVGRVGSSDLHRHSLLLQNAGVTPRLLHDPLEPTGTVVITVAGTTRTMLTDRGASAGLELASLDGALFDGAAIVHLTGYSIVQDPTPDAFQHLVARVRAAGALLSVDPASSGFVSSFGPAAFLDLVDGADLFFPSLDEGALLTGRDDPDAIVQELLPRFGAVALTLPDGGAVAGRRGGKLVHAAPSTVRLVDPVGTGDAFSAGFLAAWLKSPSLALSVRRGTKLAARARAVVGGRPAR encoded by the coding sequence ATGACCAGCACCGCTCCCCGTGCCGTGGGCCTGCAGCGACCCCGGCTCCGTTCCGGCCTCGATCCTCTCGACCCGCTGGATCCGCTGGTGACGAGCGCGATCACCTCGCCGGTCGAGCCCCGCACCGACGGCCGGGTCGTGGTGGTGGGCGACGTGCTCGACGACATCATCGTGGCCCTCGACCGGCGCCCGGCAGTGGGCACCGACACCGACGCCACCATTCGGCACCGCGCGGGCGGCTCGGCCGCGAACACGGCCGCGTGGCTCGCTTCGCAGGGGGTCGGCGTCGACTTCGTCGGGCGCGTCGGGTCGAGCGACCTCCACCGCCACTCGCTGCTGCTGCAGAACGCCGGAGTCACGCCCCGCCTCCTCCACGACCCTCTCGAGCCGACCGGCACCGTCGTCATCACCGTGGCCGGCACCACGCGCACGATGCTCACCGACCGCGGTGCCAGCGCCGGCCTCGAGCTCGCATCGCTCGACGGGGCGCTGTTCGACGGCGCCGCGATCGTGCATCTCACCGGCTACAGCATCGTGCAGGATCCGACACCCGACGCCTTCCAGCACCTCGTCGCGCGGGTCCGCGCCGCGGGGGCGCTCCTCAGCGTCGACCCGGCGTCGTCGGGCTTCGTCTCGTCGTTCGGGCCCGCGGCCTTCCTCGACCTCGTCGACGGCGCCGACCTGTTCTTCCCGAGCCTCGACGAAGGAGCGCTGCTCACCGGTCGTGACGACCCCGACGCGATCGTGCAGGAGCTCCTGCCCCGGTTCGGCGCCGTGGCGCTCACGCTGCCGGACGGCGGAGCGGTCGCCGGCCGACGCGGCGGGAAGCTCGTGCACGCGGCGCCGTCGACGGTCCGCCTCGTCGACCCGGTGGGCACGGGCGACGCGTTCAGCGCCGGGTTCCTGGCGGCCTGGCTGAAGTCGCCGAGCCTCGCGCTGTCGGTGCGGCGCGGCACGAAGCTCGCCGCTCGCGCCCGGGCCGTCGTCGGCGGTCGTCCCGCCCGCTGA
- a CDS encoding DUF1801 domain-containing protein → MTEIPAEVGAVLEGAPPARRADAAALLDLFADITGQEPWLPYAGIIGFGHYDYEYASGHSGSSAAAAFGVRTTGLVVYLMDGCATYEKQLARLGPHRTTTGCLYLKRLDGVDLGVLREIVAASYAALTAGVYRHRASDAGGGETPSS, encoded by the coding sequence ATGACCGAGATCCCGGCCGAGGTGGGCGCGGTACTCGAGGGGGCGCCGCCGGCCCGCCGTGCGGATGCTGCAGCTCTCCTCGATCTGTTCGCCGACATCACGGGGCAGGAGCCGTGGCTCCCCTACGCGGGCATCATCGGCTTCGGCCACTACGACTACGAGTACGCCTCAGGCCATTCGGGCTCTTCGGCGGCCGCCGCGTTCGGAGTGCGGACGACGGGCCTGGTCGTGTACCTCATGGACGGCTGCGCCACGTACGAGAAGCAGCTGGCGCGCCTCGGCCCGCACCGGACGACGACCGGCTGCCTCTATCTGAAGAGGCTCGACGGCGTCGACCTCGGGGTGCTGCGGGAGATCGTGGCCGCCTCGTACGCGGCGCTCACGGCCGGCGTCTACCGTCATCGCGCGAGCGACGCCGGCGGCGGCGAGACGCCTAGCTCATAA